In the genome of Triticum urartu cultivar G1812 chromosome 5, Tu2.1, whole genome shotgun sequence, one region contains:
- the LOC125555920 gene encoding universal stress protein A-like protein isoform X1 encodes MKVVVALDDSGGSHHALDWVLRSLFPAGDQPATEEARHELVLVHALEPLHHAMCPVGGLGSAVYGAPEIMQSVRAARKESARSLLDRARRVCHGRGVSAAAVLVEGESREALCRAAEDAGAGLLVVGSRGLGAVGRCVTAFLGSVSDYCAHHASCPVMVVRPPPVDKDGQRTRSSPISCPSPCLQQGCLMAE; translated from the exons ATGAAGGTGGTGGTCGCGCTGGATGACAGCGGCGGGAGCCACCACGCGCTAGACTGGGTGCTACGCTCCCTTTTCCCCGCCGGCGATCAGCCGGCTACGGAGGAGGCCCGGCATGAGCTCGTGCTCGTCCACGCCCTGGAGCCGCTCCACCACGCCATGTGCCCGGTCGGCGGGCTAG GGTCAGCGGTGTACGGCGCGCCGGAGATCATGCAGTCGGTGCGAGCGGCGCGCAAGGAGAGCGCGCGCAGCCTGCTCGACAGGGCCAGGCGGGTCTGCCACGGACGAGGG GTGAGCGCGGCGGCGGTGCTGGTGGAGGGGGAGTCGAGGGAGGCGCTGTGCCGCGCCGCGGAGGACGCGGGCGCCGGCCTGCTCGTCGTCGGCAGCCGCGGGCTCGGCGCCGTCGGGAGGTGCGTTAC GGCGTTCCTGGGGAGCGTGAGCGACTACTGCGCGCACCACGCCAGCTGCCCCGTCATGGTGGTCCGGCCGCCGCCCGTCGACAAGGATGGCCAGCGGACGAGGTCATCTCCAATCAGCTGCCCGTCACCATGTTTACAACAGGGGTGCTTAATGGCGGAATGA
- the LOC125555920 gene encoding universal stress protein YxiE-like isoform X2, giving the protein MKVVVALDDSGGSHHALDWVLRSLFPAGDQPATEEARHELVLVHALEPLHHAMCPVGGLGSAVYGAPEIMQSVRAARKESARSLLDRARRVCHGRGVSAAAVLVEGESREALCRAAEDAGAGLLVVGSRGLGAVGRAFLGSVSDYCAHHASCPVMVVRPPPVDKDGQRTRSSPISCPSPCLQQGCLMAE; this is encoded by the exons ATGAAGGTGGTGGTCGCGCTGGATGACAGCGGCGGGAGCCACCACGCGCTAGACTGGGTGCTACGCTCCCTTTTCCCCGCCGGCGATCAGCCGGCTACGGAGGAGGCCCGGCATGAGCTCGTGCTCGTCCACGCCCTGGAGCCGCTCCACCACGCCATGTGCCCGGTCGGCGGGCTAG GGTCAGCGGTGTACGGCGCGCCGGAGATCATGCAGTCGGTGCGAGCGGCGCGCAAGGAGAGCGCGCGCAGCCTGCTCGACAGGGCCAGGCGGGTCTGCCACGGACGAGGG GTGAGCGCGGCGGCGGTGCTGGTGGAGGGGGAGTCGAGGGAGGCGCTGTGCCGCGCCGCGGAGGACGCGGGCGCCGGCCTGCTCGTCGTCGGCAGCCGCGGGCTCGGCGCCGTCGGGAG GGCGTTCCTGGGGAGCGTGAGCGACTACTGCGCGCACCACGCCAGCTGCCCCGTCATGGTGGTCCGGCCGCCGCCCGTCGACAAGGATGGCCAGCGGACGAGGTCATCTCCAATCAGCTGCCCGTCACCATGTTTACAACAGGGGTGCTTAATGGCGGAATGA